One Cucurbita pepo subsp. pepo cultivar mu-cu-16 chromosome LG11, ASM280686v2, whole genome shotgun sequence DNA window includes the following coding sequences:
- the LOC111805327 gene encoding uncharacterized protein LOC111805327: MGTKVQCKSSLPGFYPMRDLNNDSNSHNWHLFYGERSFSTAQYHDVVSPMACANGYRGDDKDVVKQKMLEHEAVFKNQVFELHRLYRKQRDLMNKIKSTELGRNCLAVDSLLFSSPLTSEVTSRRNLPCFPVANSSSTRFSISGIEEDHSSLISVKGNSQNPCFFPSQNGSTVKNLQVLESRPTKFGRKLLDLQLPAEEYIDSEDGEQVHDGNVPDISSHNHNEDQKIDIERDVTDLNEPIQLVETNASAYVDPLGSASCHGEILCPNPSSGPHSGLKNLQRKSSWPVSSQPMHSLLSKVHEASPFHSTDKGRTDQSREGQVFGLQFTKRCPEIKGEPPCSFITSRASAPHPNAPDLSKSWSNSYSTAQAQQCMQRNFHSPFHGVESSGERWLLSNGSELNKGSDSELSYYNRVFLGFSSEYKEEVGRPSSVGYSYRMQGDGNNEAPKDLSPSMSLKHLKDSNYMNMKGPKERGFNMVFPNNSSDQAGLAVGEKCALLPWLRGTTGGSTETTNKNSHSFCNDIFNEEFESDRSSKNRKLLIRSTSEELQDPKKAMCSLARPSVPCETKESRECRVLDINLPCDPSVAESDNEPTEKLNEAKVSSFGLIDLNLSISDDEESSRPTPKSTVRMRGEIDLEAPAISESEDTVPAEEIIEAEHELASKPHCKAINQEDVLIEIAAEAMVSMSSAVGHIYLEDATCSAAQDSSHNPLNCLVEMAFLCSNGYESESQAVESSLEGMDTFESMTLELIETKAEEYLPKSSSVPGHITIIEDTANLLQNRPQRGQSRRGRQRRDFQRDILPGLASLSRQEVTEDVNTFGGLMKAIGHVWTPGLTKRNSLRNAASGRGRRRSVVSPSPQSTENLPLLPQPSNAEIGLDKRSLTGWGKTTRRPRRQRVQAGNLAAIALV, translated from the exons ATGGGGACTAAAGTGCAGTGCAAGAGTTCCTTGCCAGGATTTTACCCAATGAGGGATCTTAACAATGATTCTAACAGTCATAACTGGCACCTATTTTATGGTGAAAGATCCTTCTCAACTGCACAATATCACGACGTCGTCTCGCCAATGGCTTGCGCAAATGGATATCGAGGCGATGATAAAGATGTAGTGAAGCAAAAAATGCTTGAACATGAGGCCGTTTTCAAAAATCAG GTGTTCGAACTACACCGCCTGTACAGAAAACAAAGagatttaatgaataaaatcaaatccaCAGAACTTGGCAGAAACTGTTTAGCTGTAGATTCATTGCTCTTCTCGAGCCCCTTGACGTCTGAAGTTACTTCGAGACGAAATCTGCCATGTTTTCCTGTTGCGAATTCGTCTAGTACCAGGTTTTCTATTTCAGGCATTGAAGAAGatcattcttctttgatttctgTAAAAGGCAATAGCCAGAATCCTTGTTTCTTTCCGTCACAAAATGGAAGTACAGTGAAGAACTTGCAGGTTCTCGAGTCCAGACCGACAAAGTTCGGAAGAAAACTGTTAGATCTTCAGCTTCCTGCCGAGGAGTACATCGATAGTGAAGATGGGGAACAAGTCCATGATGGAAATGTGCCTGACATATCAAGTCACAATCACAACGAGGATCAAAAGATTGATATTGAGAGGGATGTCACTGACTTAAACGAACCCATTCAACTTGTAGAAACCAATGCTTCAGCTTATGTTGATCCTCTAGGTTCTGCTTCTTGTCATGGAGAGATTCTATGTCCCAATCCATCTTCAGGGCCACATTCAGGCCTTAAAAATTTGCAGAGGAAAAGTTCATGGCCTGTTTCTTCTCAGCCTATGCATAGTTTACTCAGTAAAGTTCATGAAGCTTCACCTTTTCATTCAACAGATAAAGGTAGGACAGATCAGTCAAGGGAGGGGCAGGTCTTTGGTTTGCAGTTTACCAAAAGATGCCCCGAGATTAAGGGCGAACCACCGTGTTCCTTCATCACTTCTCGTGCATCCGCTCCACATCCAAATGCTCCTGATCTTAGCAAGTCCTGGTCTAACTCCTATTCAACTGCACAAGCTCAGCAATGTATGCAGAGAAATTTTCATTCCCCGTTTCATGGCGTGGAGAGTTCTGGAGAAAGATGGCTTCTTAGTAATGGTTCCGAACTCAATAAAGGTTCCGATAGCGAATTATCGTACTATAACAGGGTCTTTCTTGGGTTTTCATCTGAGTACAAGGAAGAAGTAGGCCGCCCCTCTTCTGTCGGTTATAGCTATCGGATGCAGGGTGATGGTAACAATGAAGCTCCCAAAGACTTAAGTCCTTCCATGTCATTGAAACACCTCAAGGATTCTAATTATATGAACATGAAGGGTCCAAAAGAGAGAGGTTTTAACATGGTGTTTCCAAATAATTCATCTGATCAAGCAGGACTGGCGGTTGGGGAAAAGTGTGCATTGTTACCTTGGCTCAGAGGTACAACTGGTGGAAGCACTGAAACTACTAATAAAAATTCTCATTCGTTTTGCAATGACATTTTCAACGAAGAGTTTGAATCGGACAGGTCTTCTAAGAATCGAAAACTACTTATAAGATCGACATCTGAGGAATTGCAGGATCCCAAGAAAGCAATGTGTTCTCTCGCTCGACCCTCGGTCCCATGTGAAACTAAAGAAAGCAGGGAATGTAGAGTTCTTGATATCAACTTGCCTTGTGATCCTTCGGTTGCTGAATCAGACAATGAGCCCACCGAGAAACTGAATGAAGCAAAAGTTTCCAGTTTTGGACTTATTGATTTGAACTTGAGTATAAGTGACGACGAAGAATCTTCGAGACCAACGCCAAAATCGACTGTCAGAATGCGGGGAGAGATAGATTTGGAAGCCCCTGCGATTTCCGAGAGTGAGGATACTGTTCCTGCTGAAGAAATTATAGAAGCAGAGCACGAGTTAGCTTCGAAACCTCACTGCAAAGCCATAAACCAAGAAGATGTGCTCATAGAGATAGCAGCAGAGGCAATGGTTTCCATGTCCTCAGCTGTTGGTCACATCTACTTGGAGGATGCAACTTGCAGTGCAGCACAAGATTCTTCGCACAATCCCCTTAATTGTTTGGTGGAGATGGCTTTCTTATGTTCAAATGGTTATGAAAGCGAGTCTCAAGCGGTGGAATCTTCTTTAGAAGGGATGGACACCTTTGAGTCCATGACATTGGAACTGATAGAAACCAAGGCAGAAGAATATTTGCCTAAATCGTCCTCGGTTCCAGGACATATAACAATAATAGAAGACACAGCTAATTTGCTGCAAAACCGTCCTCAAAGAGGCCAGTCTAGAAGAGGCAGGCAACGGAGGGACTTCCAAAGGGACATTCTTCCTGGCCTTGCTTCTCTATCAAGACAAGAAGTTACAGAAGATGTCAATACATTTGGAGGGCTAATGAAAGCAATAGGTCATGTGTGGACTCCAGGCTTGACCAAGAGGAACTCGTTGAGAAACGCTGCCTCTGGCAGGGGAAGGCGGCGATCAGTGGTCAGCCCCTCCCCACAGTCAACTGAGAATCTTCCACTGCTGCCTCAGCCTAGTAACGCTGAGATAGGACTCGACAAAAGGAGCCTGACAGGATGGGGGAAGACAACTCGACGGCCCCGCCGACAAAGAGTCCAGGCTGGTAATCTTGCAGCTATTGCTTTAGTTTAG
- the LOC111806202 gene encoding clp protease adapter protein ClpF, chloroplastic — translation MVQDLSIHALTALGDPKVYGSTLSWRKNFMQTSPPTHLTSRQFFWHQRMRSFSLASQPCRSKQGNFKVKAGWLFRGGGQGLDARIERSENANNDILIFFFQLDLATRVQYALNIEQYEIAQELRTKLTEVEEEVIKQQESKRGLTSKSEVQDKGLHIIRLRADLQKAIESENYTFAAQLRDQISKLETESLAASAKVLAYESAEYSFRLGQKTKHKIFGYRGVICGMDPVCCESSSWMEIAQVEKLSRGLNQPFYQVLVDVRTNPDLLVAYVAEENLLVPEEPDTERFDHPYNSFLFYGVDTAGDFIPVKQLREKYNRPRHEIPYDPQDDDEQQRDD, via the exons ATGGTGCAGGATTTGTCAATACACGCTCTGACAGCCTTGGGAGATCCAAAGGTTTATGGATCAACTCTTTCATGGAGGAAGAATTTCATGCAGACAAGTCCTCCAACCCATTTAACTTCCAGGCAATTCTTTTGGCATCAACGCATGCGAAGCTTTTCCTTAGCTAGCCAACCCTGTAGATCGAAACAAGgaaattttaaggttaaagCTGGATGGTTGTTCAGAGGGGGTGGACAAGGGTTGGATGCTCGTATAGAGCGCAGTGAGAATGCTaacaatgatattttaatcttctttttccaGCTGGACCTGGCAACACGAGTACAG TATGCATTGAACATTGAACAGTATGAAATTGCACAAGAATTGAGAACAAAGCTAACCGAG GTCGAAGAAGAAGTCATCAAGCAGCAAGAATCTAAAAGGGGGTTGACTTCAAAGAGCGAAGTTCAAGACAAAGGTTTACATATCATTCGTTTACG TGCAGATTTGCAGAAGGCTATTGAAAGTGAAAATTATACTTTTGCTGCACAGCTGCGGGATCAAATTTCCAAACTGGAAACTGAGTCCCTAGCTGCATCTGCTAAAGTTCTGGCTTACGAAAGTGCTGAATATAGTTTTAGATTGGGACAGAAAACGAAGCACAAAATTTTTG GATACCGAGGTGTGATTTGTGGAATGGATCCCGTGTGTTGTGAATCAAGTTCCTGGATGGAGATAGCACAAGTTGAAAAATTATCTCGAGGTCTGAATCAGCCGTTCTATCAG GTTTTAGTCGATGTTCGTACAAACCCGGATTTGCTGGTTGCATATG TTGCCGAGGAAAATCTTCTTGTTCCTGAAGAACCAGATACG GAGAGGTTTGATCATCCATATAATTCCTTCTTATTCTATGGAGTGGATACAGCTGGGGATTTCATTCCTGTAAAGCAACTGCGGGAGAAGTACAATCGACCTCGACACGAAATTCCTTATGATCCTCAAGACGACGACGAGCAACAACGTGATGATTGA
- the LOC111805309 gene encoding probable WRKY transcription factor 57, with protein MDPSHNPDSPPSFSTADSSTVWTNALPSADSFYFFPADRDSAVLTEFGWNFLSHDAQPTRFLDDKPDLPGTSALAVDETGGLQSPDAPVPVASNPSMSSSSSGEPPEKLPEIPQKVKKKGQKRIRQPRFAFMTKSEVDHLEDGYRWRKYGQKAVKYSPFPRSYYRCTNSKCTVKKRVERSSEDPSVVITTYEGQHCHHTVGFPRGGLNMAHKAAFGSQFSPQGAHIYYHETQPLPRNNNNNNDTPTARDHHSQHLSTAAASSSSNALSLEQQEPTNSQPQVASDEGLLGDIVPPGMMRRT; from the exons ATGGATCCTTCTCACAATCCTGATTCTCCGCCGAGTTTCTCCACCGCCGATTCCTCTACTGTTTGGACCAACGCACTCCCCTCCGCTGAttctttttacttctttccCGCCGATAGAGATTCCGCCGTCCTCACTGAATTCGGCTGGAATTTCCTCTCCCACGATGCTCAACCTACACGATTCCTCGATGACAAGCCTGATTTACCTGGAACCTCCGCGCTGGCCGTCGATGAAACCGGCGGATTACAGAGTCCTGATGCTCCTGTTCCAGTCGCGTCGAATCCTTCAATGTCTTCCAGTTCTAGCGGAGAACCGCCGGAGAAACTGCCTGAGATTCC GCAGAAGGTCAAAAAGAAGGGGCAAAAGCGAATACGGCAGCCACGATTTGCATTCATGACTAAAAGCGAAGTTGATCATCTTGAAGACGGCTACCGGTGGAGGAAATATGGCCAAAAGGCTGTCAAGTACAGTCCATTTCCTAG gAGTTACTATAGGTGCACGAACAGCAAATGCACAGTGAAGAAAAGGGTAGAACGGTCATCTGAAGATCCAAGCGTTGTGATAACAACATATGAAGGGCAACACTGTCATCACACCGTTGGATTCCCTCGAGGTGGACTTAACATGGCGCACAAAGCTGCTTTTGGGTCTCAATTTTCACCTCAAGGCGCACATATTTATTACCATGAAACTCAGCCGCTGCCcagaaacaataataataataatgacaCTCCCACTGCCCGTGACCACCACTCACAGCACTTGTCCACTGCAGcagcatcatcatcatccaatGCGTTGTCGTTGGAGCAACAAGAACCAACAAACTCACAGCCTCAAGTTGCTTCCGACGAGGGCTTGCTAGGCGATATTGTGCCGCCCGGCATGATGCGTAGAACATGA
- the LOC111805328 gene encoding putative pentatricopeptide repeat-containing protein At1g69350, mitochondrial isoform X2, producing MGLYMPLFKCSTTLRTLTQLHAHLLVTALHKDALASTKLIESYSQMGDLQASKSVFRSFHSPDSFMWGVLLKSHVWSGSYEEAINLYHQMLCQQIQFNAYTFPSVLRACSGFGDLSVGERVHGRVIKSGFDMDPVVETSLLSMYGELGYLDSACKVFDEMPLRDLVSWSSIISCNVGNGKIIEGLDTFRCMVSEGVAPDSVSILTVAEACGELGVLRLAMSVHGYILRMGMESDRSLDSSLIFMYAKCGSLHSAEILFENVTHHSTSTWTAMISSYNQGGYFQEALAVFASMRNTDVEPNSVTMMVILRSCTNLGLLREGKSVHCVVIKNELDTNLDCLGPTLLELYAGAAKHDHCEKILHEVGGRGIVVWNTLISVYAQKGLLKEALVLFVRMQKQGLMPDSFSLASSLSASGNEGMFQLGLQIHGHVIKRPFMDEYVLNALIDMYSKCGFVDLAYMIFDKMEPKGVVTWNSMICGLSQNGYSTKAISLFDLMYLTCLEIGDVAFVSVIQACTHLGFLEKGKWIHHKVITFGVRKDLYIETALVDMYAKCGDLQTARRVFDNMSERSLVSWSTLLSSYGVHACSHAGCVKEGMLFFSSVRDFGIEPKIEHFACIVDLLSRAGDLDGAYKIIKSMPFPAGASIWGSLLNGCRIHQRLDIAKNIRSELLNIQTDDTGYYTLLSNIYAEGGEWNEFRKVRLMMKCTGLKKVPAYSVIQLGKKAYRFGAGDASHSQTKDTHRYIDNFQRFSQEEVNNVQPHCSSYDTSSYSEYNDSSSYSIV from the exons ATGGGGCTCTATATGCCCTTGTTTAAGTGCAGCACCACCTTGAGAACGCTCACTCAACTCCATGCCCACCTCCTCGTTACTGCCCTTCATAAAGACGCACTTGCTTCCACAAAGCTCATCGAATCATATTCCCAAATGGGCGATCTTCAAGCTTCAAAATCTGTCTTCCGCAGCTTCCACTCTCCCGATTCCTTCATGTGGGGCGTGCTTCTTAAATCCCATGTCTGGAGCGGCTCTTACGAGGAAGCCATTAATCTCTATCACCAAATGTTATGCCAACAAATTCAGTTTAATGCCTACACATTCCCGTCCGTTTTGAGAGCTTGTTCTGGGTTTGGCGATCTGAGTGTTGGCGAAAGGGTTCATGGAAGAGTTATCAAATCTGGGTTTGATATGGATCCTGTTGTGGAAACCTCGTTGCTTAGTATGTACGGGGAGTTGGGGTACTTAGACAGTGCTTGcaaggtgtttgatgaaatgccaCTGAGAGATTTGGTGTCTTGGAGTTCCATTATTTCGTGTAATGTTGGGAATGGAAAGATAATTGAAGGTTTGGATACTTTTCGTTGTATGGTTTCTGAAGGTGTGGCACCGGATTCTGTTTCGATACTCACTGTGGCTGAGGCTTGTGGTGAATTGGGAGTTTTGAGGCTGGCAATGTCTGTTCATGGCTATATCTTGAGAATGGGAATGGAAAGTGATAGGTCTTTGGATAGTTCGTTGATTTTTATGTATGCTAAATGTGGTAGCTTACACAGTGCAGAGATTTTATTTGAGAATGTTACTCACCATAGCACTTCTACTTGGACTGCAATGATCTCCAGCTATAACCAAGGTGGTTACTTCCAGGAAGCATTAGCTGTGTTCGCTTCGATGCGAAACACTGATGTTGAACCAAATTCTGTGACTATGATGGTTATTCTACGTTCTTGTACTAATTTGGGTCTTCTGAGAGAAGGGAAATCTGTTCATTGTGTTGTCATAAAGAACGAATTAGACACTAACCTTGATTGTCTAGGACCGACTTTGCTCGAACTGTACGCCGGGGCTGCAAAACACGATCACTGTGAGAAGATACTTCATGAAGTTGGAGGGAGAGGGATTGTCGTTTGGAATACGCTCATTTCGGTTTATGCTCAAAAGGGGTTGTTGAAGGAGGCACTTGTTCTCTTTGTGAGGATGCAGAAACAAGGGCTTATGCCCGACTCGTTCAGCCTGGCGAGCTCTCTTTCTGCTTCTGGAAATGAAGGTATGTTTCAACTGGGACTGCAAATACATGGTCATGTTATCAAGAGGCCTTTCATGGATGAATATGTTCTGAATGCACTAATAGATATGTACTCAAAATGTGGCTTTGTAGACTTAGCATACATGATATTTGATAAGATGGAACCAAAAGGTGTTGTGACATGGAATTCTATGATCTGTGGGTTATCTCAGAATGGTTACTCGACTAAAGCTATCAGTTTATTTGATCTAATGTATTTGACCTGTCTCGAGATTGGGGATGTTGCCTTCGTTAGTGTGATTCAAGCCTGCACCCATTTGGGTTTTCTAGAGAAAGGGAAATGGATCCACCACAAGGTTATCACCTTTGGTGTTAGAAAAGATCTTTATATTGAAACAGCTCTAGTTGACATGTATGCAAAGTGTGGAGACCTCCAAACGGCGAGGCGAGTTTTCGACAATATGTCGGAGAGGAGCCTAGTGTCATGGAGCACTCTTCTTTCCAGCTATGGTGTGCATG CTTGTAGTCATGCTGGTTGTGTAAAAGAAGGGATGCTCTTCTTCAGCTCCGTTCGGGATTTTGGAATTGAGCCCAAAATCGAACACTTTGCTTGCATAGTCGATCTTCTTAGTCGTGCAGGTGACCTTGATGGAGCATacaaaataatcaaatcaatGCCATTTCCAGCAGGTGCTAGCATCTGGGGTTCTCTGCTAAATGGTTGCCGAATCCACCAGAGATTGGACATAGCTAAGAACATCCGAAGCGAACTGTTGAACATTCAAACAGATGATACTGGATATTATACATTGTTATCAAATATATACGCAGAAGGGGGAGAATGGAACGAGTTTCGGAAAGTTAGGTTGATGATGAAGTGTACAGGGCTGAAAAAGGTTCCTGCATACAGTGTAATTCAGCTTGGTAAGAAAGCTTACAGATTTGGAGCTGGAGATGCCTCTCACTCTCAAACAAAGGATACACATAGATATATAGATAACTTTCAGAGATTTTCTCAGGAAGAAGTTAATAATGTACAGCCACATTGTTCATCGTATGATACGAGTTCTTATTCAGAATACAACGATTCGTCATCTTATTCTATAGTTTAG
- the LOC111805328 gene encoding putative pentatricopeptide repeat-containing protein At1g69350, mitochondrial isoform X1, with product MGLYMPLFKCSTTLRTLTQLHAHLLVTALHKDALASTKLIESYSQMGDLQASKSVFRSFHSPDSFMWGVLLKSHVWSGSYEEAINLYHQMLCQQIQFNAYTFPSVLRACSGFGDLSVGERVHGRVIKSGFDMDPVVETSLLSMYGELGYLDSACKVFDEMPLRDLVSWSSIISCNVGNGKIIEGLDTFRCMVSEGVAPDSVSILTVAEACGELGVLRLAMSVHGYILRMGMESDRSLDSSLIFMYAKCGSLHSAEILFENVTHHSTSTWTAMISSYNQGGYFQEALAVFASMRNTDVEPNSVTMMVILRSCTNLGLLREGKSVHCVVIKNELDTNLDCLGPTLLELYAGAAKHDHCEKILHEVGGRGIVVWNTLISVYAQKGLLKEALVLFVRMQKQGLMPDSFSLASSLSASGNEGMFQLGLQIHGHVIKRPFMDEYVLNALIDMYSKCGFVDLAYMIFDKMEPKGVVTWNSMICGLSQNGYSTKAISLFDLMYLTCLEIGDVAFVSVIQACTHLGFLEKGKWIHHKVITFGVRKDLYIETALVDMYAKCGDLQTARRVFDNMSERSLVSWSTLLSSYGVHGQISEVIFLFSKMLESGIKPNDVTVMNVLSACSHAGCVKEGMLFFSSVRDFGIEPKIEHFACIVDLLSRAGDLDGAYKIIKSMPFPAGASIWGSLLNGCRIHQRLDIAKNIRSELLNIQTDDTGYYTLLSNIYAEGGEWNEFRKVRLMMKCTGLKKVPAYSVIQLGKKAYRFGAGDASHSQTKDTHRYIDNFQRFSQEEVNNVQPHCSSYDTSSYSEYNDSSSYSIV from the coding sequence ATGGGGCTCTATATGCCCTTGTTTAAGTGCAGCACCACCTTGAGAACGCTCACTCAACTCCATGCCCACCTCCTCGTTACTGCCCTTCATAAAGACGCACTTGCTTCCACAAAGCTCATCGAATCATATTCCCAAATGGGCGATCTTCAAGCTTCAAAATCTGTCTTCCGCAGCTTCCACTCTCCCGATTCCTTCATGTGGGGCGTGCTTCTTAAATCCCATGTCTGGAGCGGCTCTTACGAGGAAGCCATTAATCTCTATCACCAAATGTTATGCCAACAAATTCAGTTTAATGCCTACACATTCCCGTCCGTTTTGAGAGCTTGTTCTGGGTTTGGCGATCTGAGTGTTGGCGAAAGGGTTCATGGAAGAGTTATCAAATCTGGGTTTGATATGGATCCTGTTGTGGAAACCTCGTTGCTTAGTATGTACGGGGAGTTGGGGTACTTAGACAGTGCTTGcaaggtgtttgatgaaatgccaCTGAGAGATTTGGTGTCTTGGAGTTCCATTATTTCGTGTAATGTTGGGAATGGAAAGATAATTGAAGGTTTGGATACTTTTCGTTGTATGGTTTCTGAAGGTGTGGCACCGGATTCTGTTTCGATACTCACTGTGGCTGAGGCTTGTGGTGAATTGGGAGTTTTGAGGCTGGCAATGTCTGTTCATGGCTATATCTTGAGAATGGGAATGGAAAGTGATAGGTCTTTGGATAGTTCGTTGATTTTTATGTATGCTAAATGTGGTAGCTTACACAGTGCAGAGATTTTATTTGAGAATGTTACTCACCATAGCACTTCTACTTGGACTGCAATGATCTCCAGCTATAACCAAGGTGGTTACTTCCAGGAAGCATTAGCTGTGTTCGCTTCGATGCGAAACACTGATGTTGAACCAAATTCTGTGACTATGATGGTTATTCTACGTTCTTGTACTAATTTGGGTCTTCTGAGAGAAGGGAAATCTGTTCATTGTGTTGTCATAAAGAACGAATTAGACACTAACCTTGATTGTCTAGGACCGACTTTGCTCGAACTGTACGCCGGGGCTGCAAAACACGATCACTGTGAGAAGATACTTCATGAAGTTGGAGGGAGAGGGATTGTCGTTTGGAATACGCTCATTTCGGTTTATGCTCAAAAGGGGTTGTTGAAGGAGGCACTTGTTCTCTTTGTGAGGATGCAGAAACAAGGGCTTATGCCCGACTCGTTCAGCCTGGCGAGCTCTCTTTCTGCTTCTGGAAATGAAGGTATGTTTCAACTGGGACTGCAAATACATGGTCATGTTATCAAGAGGCCTTTCATGGATGAATATGTTCTGAATGCACTAATAGATATGTACTCAAAATGTGGCTTTGTAGACTTAGCATACATGATATTTGATAAGATGGAACCAAAAGGTGTTGTGACATGGAATTCTATGATCTGTGGGTTATCTCAGAATGGTTACTCGACTAAAGCTATCAGTTTATTTGATCTAATGTATTTGACCTGTCTCGAGATTGGGGATGTTGCCTTCGTTAGTGTGATTCAAGCCTGCACCCATTTGGGTTTTCTAGAGAAAGGGAAATGGATCCACCACAAGGTTATCACCTTTGGTGTTAGAAAAGATCTTTATATTGAAACAGCTCTAGTTGACATGTATGCAAAGTGTGGAGACCTCCAAACGGCGAGGCGAGTTTTCGACAATATGTCGGAGAGGAGCCTAGTGTCATGGAGCACTCTTCTTTCCAGCTATGGTGTGCATGGTCAGATTAGTGAGGTTATCTTCCTCTTTTCGAAAATGCTTGAATCAGGAATTAAACCTAATGATGTTACTGTCATGAATGTTCTTTCAGCTTGTAGTCATGCTGGTTGTGTAAAAGAAGGGATGCTCTTCTTCAGCTCCGTTCGGGATTTTGGAATTGAGCCCAAAATCGAACACTTTGCTTGCATAGTCGATCTTCTTAGTCGTGCAGGTGACCTTGATGGAGCATacaaaataatcaaatcaatGCCATTTCCAGCAGGTGCTAGCATCTGGGGTTCTCTGCTAAATGGTTGCCGAATCCACCAGAGATTGGACATAGCTAAGAACATCCGAAGCGAACTGTTGAACATTCAAACAGATGATACTGGATATTATACATTGTTATCAAATATATACGCAGAAGGGGGAGAATGGAACGAGTTTCGGAAAGTTAGGTTGATGATGAAGTGTACAGGGCTGAAAAAGGTTCCTGCATACAGTGTAATTCAGCTTGGTAAGAAAGCTTACAGATTTGGAGCTGGAGATGCCTCTCACTCTCAAACAAAGGATACACATAGATATATAGATAACTTTCAGAGATTTTCTCAGGAAGAAGTTAATAATGTACAGCCACATTGTTCATCGTATGATACGAGTTCTTATTCAGAATACAACGATTCGTCATCTTATTCTATAGTTTAG